A segment of the SAR324 cluster bacterium genome:
CGCGAAGGATAACGCTCCCAGTCCGAAAATCAGCAGGGATTTGTGTGTCAGAAAGTAGTGTGCGTCTGTGCTGGCACCGACTGAAAAGCCCAGCAGAATGGTAACAATGTCGATCATGGCATTGCGGGCGGTGTTTGCCAGACGTTCAGTGACACAACTTTCTTTGAGCAGATTTCCCAAACACAACGTACCAACCAGCACGATGGAACCGGGAGCGATCAAGGCGCAAATCAGAAATGCCGCAATGGGAAAAATGATTTTCTCACGTTTGGGAACCATGCGTGGAGCTTTCATTTTGATCAGTCGTTCTTCCTTGGTGGTCAGAAGTTTGATGATCGGCGGCTGAATGACGGGTACCAGTGCCATGTAGGAATAGGCGGCGATGGCAATGGCTCCGAGTAAATCCGGAGCGAGTTTGGATGCCAGAAAGATGGCGGTTGGACCATCGGCTCCGCCAATAATCCCGATTGCGCCAGCCTCACTGGGAGTGAAACCAAGATACATGGCGCCAATCAGGGTCAGGAAAATTCCGACCTGAGCCGCGGCGCCCAACATGATCAGTTTGGGGTTGGAAAGCATG
Coding sequences within it:
- a CDS encoding sodium ion-translocating decarboxylase subunit beta, which codes for MEALSHFLSSTGFAMMTWGNLIMILIGIIFISLAIIKDYEPLLLVPIGFGVVVGNMPIVPGMPISVYDKGSVLSYIYFGVSQGIFPPLIFLGIGAMMDFSTMLSNPKLIMLGAAAQVGIFLTLIGAMYLGFTPSEAGAIGIIGGADGPTAIFLASKLAPDLLGAIAIAAYSYMALVPVIQPPIIKLLTTKEERLIKMKAPRMVPKREKIIFPIAAFLICALIAPGSIVLVGTLCLGNLLKESCVTERLANTARNAMIDIVTILLGFSVGASTDAHYFLTHKSLLIFGLGALSFAIATAGGVLFAKFMNLFLTDKINPMIGAAGVSAVPDSARVVHTMGLKEDSSNFLLMHAMAPNVAGVIGSAIAAGILWTFMVK